The genomic window GGGCACCGGTGGTACCGACGGCAATAAGGTTAGCCTTGAGCTTCTTGGGCGTGATGTCGGCAACCGCAAAGGACGAGTCCTTGGCGGGCTGGAGGGACAGGTAGTAGGCGAGGAGACCAGCAATGTGGGGCGAGGCCATCGAGGTACCAGAGATGGTGTTGGTGGCGTGCTCAGAGCCGATCCATGTGGAAAGGATGTTGAGGCCAGGGGCGAAGATGTCGTTGCACTTTCCGTAGTTGGAGAAGTAAGCACGCTCATCAAGGAGAGTGGAGGCACCGACAGTAACAGCgttggcagcagcagcgggcGAGTAGTTGCACGAGTCTGCGTTGTCGTTACCGGCAGCAACGGCAAAGTGGATGCCGGCATCGACGGCGGCGTTGACAGCGAGGTCAAGCGTGGTAGACTTGCCACCACCGAGAGACATGTTGGCAGCAGAGCCCTTGAagcccttcttcttgccgTTCTTAGCGGCCTTTACGGTGTCGGTGTGAGCCTGGGCAGCCCACTCGACACCCTTGACGACGTCGGACATGGTGCCAGAGCCGTTGGAGCGGAGGACCTTGACGGCGTAGACGTTGGCCTTCTTGGCGACACCGTACTTCTTTCCGGCGACTGTGCCAGAGCAGTGAGTGCCGTGACCGTTGCCATCCTCGTCGGCATCGCCGTTGGGGACGGTCTTGCCCCAGTGGGCGCGGCCGTCGAAGTCGACGTGCTTGACGTTGGTGCCAGTGTCGATGACGTAGACGTCGACACCCTCACCGCCATCGGCCGAGTAGAGGTACTTGTTCCAGGTACCAAAGCTCAGCGAGTCGCGGTGCGAGATACGAGCGAGACCCCACGGGGCGTTCTTCTCCGTCTCGTAGTCGTCACCACCAAGGGTGTGGACCTCGGAGTCACGCTCGATGTAGTCGACCTATCGGAAGGCGTTAGCCCGAGCCACTAAGGCAGGTACAGGTACCTGGATGGCGCGTCACGTGCTGATTGCGTGGGATTGCGTGTTTCGGTTTAGCTGCCTATCTCCAggccccagccccagccaTCGCCACGCGAACGCGCGGCTGACCTGGAGATCGGAAGCACCGTCTCGCGCTGGCGCGTGGAGTACAGCACTGCTCTTCACTCGCAGAAACGTGGCGTGGAGCTGCTGTCTTTCGACTGTGGCTGCCAACGGACGTAATCTTGCGGTGGAGCTGGCTGGAGCTGGCTGGAGCTGGCTGGAGCTGGCTGGAGCCGGCTGGAGCCGGCTGAAACCCGGGGTGCAACGAACATGGCCATGGGGGCTAAGAAAGTGGCTGGGAACTTACGTCAGGATGCCTGCGGATGGCCTCGATGGTCTCCTCGTCGAAGTGACCCGAGTAACCGAGGATGCCGCCGGCGATGTTGTATGTGTGCTTGAGACCCTCAAAGACGTCCGAGGTGATGGGGAACTGGGAGCGCTTTCGCAGCTCCATGCGGTCGCTCTGGGCCTTTGTGTGGATGCTCTGGACCCAGTCGTGGTGGGCCTTTGTGTGCTCGTGCTTGACGTGCTTCTTGAAGACAACCATGTAGCTGTCGGCAATTTCCTTGCTGTGAGTCGACGACAGAATGGGAGCTGCATCGTTGTGGATGGTGCCGACCTGGATCATGGGCGAGGCCGCGGCCAGAGCCGGCAGCATAGCGTAGGCGTACTtcatggtggtggtggtggtggtggtgtctCGCGCTGCGAGGCTAGATAAAGAGTGGAAGAGGGAGTACGGGAGAAGCTGGGCAAGTGCGATGACAAGTGTGGGATGCGTGGAGGAGCAAAGGATGGAGAGATGGAGAGATGGAGAGACGGAGTGATGGAGTGATGGAGAGGTGGAGAGGTGTAGAGGAGCAGATGACTGGAGAGCTTGGGGGAGCTGGAGCTCTTATCTCAAGGCCGCACATGATGCATCATTGCCAAGCTAGAGCTACCCCAGTCTCCCTGCGCGCTAGGCCTATCGCGGACGCCGCACGCGCTCGCCATTGCGGCAGggacagcgacagcgacagcgacggCGACGGTAGACGGTCAGCGCTGGTGGCCTCCAAGAGCTCGAGCTGCTAGGCATCGTATGATCCGGCCATGTTCTCGCTGTGACGACCGCCGTGTGCTGTGTCGAGGTCGTCGGGGCCGTCGA from Ascochyta rabiei chromosome 2, complete sequence includes these protein-coding regions:
- a CDS encoding Cerevisin, producing the protein MKYAYAMLPALAAASPMIQVGTIHNDAAPILSSTHSKEIADSYMVVFKKHVKHEHTKAHHDWVQSIHTKAQSDRMELRKRSQFPITSDVFEGLKHTYNIAGGILGYSGHFDEETIEAIRRHPDVDYIERDSEVHTLGGDDYETEKNAPWGLARISHRDSLSFGTWNKYLYSADGGEGVDVYVIDTGTNVKHVDFDGRAHWGKTVPNGDADEDGNGHGTHCSGTVAGKKYGVAKKANVYAVKVLRSNGSGTMSDVVKGVEWAAQAHTDTVKAAKNGKKKGFKGSAANMSLGGGKSTTLDLAVNAAVDAGIHFAVAAGNDNADSCNYSPAAAANAVTVGASTLLDERAYFSNYGKCNDIFAPGLNILSTWIGSEHATNTISGTSMASPHIAGLLAYYLSLQPAKDSSFAVADITPKKLKANLIAVGTTGALKDVPSNTANILAWNGGGSSNYTEIVEKGGYKSTKAAEKEPSEYTITIPSVSEIEKEVADEFEKAKGAAGRATHRVGGKLSKLESEIEDFVAEEMEVMFKEFKERVARE